Proteins encoded together in one Dechloromonas sp. HYN0024 window:
- a CDS encoding molybdopterin-dependent oxidoreductase, which yields MNKPDVTILNPARRSFLKTSAAGTVLASSSGLLEMALGQKDAEAFAYEPYYRDDQLTTVVTSCDHNCGSRHMLVAHKKGNVIVRLSSDDGRYQAGGEFGKDTVAEPQLRACLRGRSYRSRLYSPERLLYPMLRVGERGEGKFKRVSWDEALDHIAKKMVELKTKYGPTAILDQAYAGSSYGVLHKSDQIEGLLARFLGMFGCRTNSWSVPSYQGTTFSSNMTFGTIQDGNEDDAFAHSKLIIMWGWNPAYTFHGGNTFYYMRMAKQNGCKFVVIDPQYTDSAAAYDAWWIPIKPNTDAAMLAGMAHYIFQNNLQDQAFIDKFVQGMDAGTMPAWAKDQESFKDYILGVRDKTPKSPEWAEKICGVSAADIKKLADLYARTKPAALKASWGPGRNAYGEQYNRMAAAVQAMTGNIGILGGCAEGVGKGWHAESVAYPYDDNANLWWASIKSDRWAHCVLNYPNVKREEIGCWPREDELDGNIPNIKAIFWHGSDWFNQLTNINKEIEAIKKLELVVCSDSTITPSGLWADVLLPIATHFERHDVGLPWYKGHYHIHRPKVIEPMGESKTDFQVYTELAYRLEKLDPSVKDLGKRYNPRADRSYFQNPDAVDEAYLVAWWKKVQHHQGVTMSWEEFKRRGVYKFTFDKPHVAFREQIENGVPFDTASGRIEIFSTTLAKVTDWKKTQWGYPIPAIPKWIEPFEWMGHPKVKEYPFHMITPHPRHRTHSIFHNIPWLRETFQQEITINASDARRLKLVTGDMVEVWNARGRIVVPVYVTERCMPGVVVVYEGSWMDLDKKGVDRSGNPDFLTKDEPSPAGAFAYNTILVNLKKTTLAHRPGWDSQATSRSFIFRRDA from the coding sequence CTGACCACCGTCGTTACTTCGTGCGACCACAACTGCGGTTCGCGTCACATGCTGGTTGCGCACAAGAAGGGCAACGTCATCGTGCGCCTTTCATCCGACGATGGGCGCTATCAGGCGGGTGGCGAATTCGGCAAGGATACGGTCGCCGAACCGCAATTACGGGCCTGCCTGCGTGGCCGCTCATATCGCTCGCGCCTGTACTCTCCCGAGCGTCTGCTCTATCCCATGCTGCGTGTCGGCGAACGGGGCGAAGGCAAGTTCAAGCGCGTTTCTTGGGATGAGGCACTTGACCATATTGCCAAGAAAATGGTCGAACTGAAGACCAAGTATGGCCCGACGGCTATCCTCGATCAGGCTTATGCCGGCAGTTCCTACGGCGTACTCCACAAATCCGACCAGATTGAAGGCCTGCTGGCACGCTTTCTCGGTATGTTCGGTTGTCGCACCAATTCGTGGTCCGTCCCCAGCTATCAAGGTACGACGTTCTCGTCGAATATGACCTTTGGCACCATTCAGGACGGCAACGAAGATGATGCCTTCGCCCATAGCAAACTGATCATTATGTGGGGATGGAATCCCGCCTACACCTTTCACGGCGGCAATACGTTCTATTACATGCGAATGGCCAAGCAGAACGGTTGCAAGTTCGTTGTCATTGACCCGCAATACACTGATTCTGCAGCCGCTTACGATGCCTGGTGGATACCGATAAAGCCGAATACCGATGCAGCAATGCTCGCGGGCATGGCGCACTACATCTTCCAGAACAACCTTCAGGACCAGGCTTTCATCGACAAATTTGTCCAAGGGATGGATGCCGGAACCATGCCGGCATGGGCGAAGGATCAGGAAAGCTTCAAGGACTATATTCTTGGGGTCAGGGACAAGACCCCGAAGTCGCCAGAATGGGCTGAAAAAATCTGCGGCGTATCGGCAGCCGATATAAAAAAGCTGGCCGACCTGTATGCCCGCACCAAGCCGGCGGCGCTAAAAGCTTCCTGGGGGCCAGGGCGGAATGCCTATGGCGAGCAGTACAACCGCATGGCGGCTGCGGTTCAGGCGATGACCGGCAACATCGGCATTCTGGGCGGTTGCGCCGAGGGCGTCGGCAAGGGGTGGCACGCCGAGTCGGTGGCCTACCCCTATGATGACAATGCCAATCTTTGGTGGGCATCGATCAAGTCAGACCGCTGGGCACACTGTGTATTGAATTATCCGAACGTCAAACGTGAGGAAATCGGCTGCTGGCCACGCGAGGATGAGCTGGACGGTAATATCCCCAACATCAAGGCCATCTTCTGGCATGGCTCCGACTGGTTCAACCAGCTCACCAACATCAACAAAGAAATCGAGGCCATCAAGAAGCTGGAACTGGTGGTTTGTTCCGACTCGACCATCACACCGTCCGGCTTGTGGGCCGATGTGCTGCTCCCCATTGCCACACACTTTGAGCGACACGATGTCGGCTTGCCCTGGTACAAGGGCCATTACCACATCCATCGTCCCAAGGTCATTGAACCAATGGGCGAGTCGAAGACGGATTTTCAGGTCTATACCGAACTGGCCTATCGCCTGGAAAAGCTGGATCCAAGCGTCAAGGATTTGGGCAAGCGCTACAACCCGCGTGCCGACCGTAGCTATTTTCAGAACCCGGATGCAGTCGATGAGGCATATCTGGTCGCGTGGTGGAAAAAGGTCCAACACCATCAGGGCGTCACCATGTCCTGGGAGGAGTTCAAGCGGCGTGGGGTGTACAAATTCACCTTTGACAAGCCACATGTTGCCTTCCGCGAACAGATTGAGAATGGCGTTCCATTCGATACGGCCTCGGGGCGGATCGAGATTTTTTCGACCACGCTAGCCAAAGTGACTGACTGGAAGAAGACCCAGTGGGGCTATCCGATTCCAGCCATCCCGAAATGGATAGAGCCGTTCGAATGGATGGGGCATCCCAAGGTCAAGGAATATCCGTTCCACATGATCACGCCACATCCACGTCACCGGACGCATTCGATCTTCCACAACATTCCCTGGTTGCGTGAAACCTTCCAGCAGGAGATCACCATCAACGCGAGCGATGCGCGGCGCCTGAAGTTGGTGACAGGCGATATGGTCGAAGTGTGGAATGCGCGGGGCAGGATTGTTGTTCCAGTTTATGTCACCGAGCGTTGCATGCCTGGTGTCGTCGTCGTGTACGAAGGCTCCTGGATGGATCTCGACAAGAAGGGGGTCGACCGTTCCGGTAATCCCGATTTCCTGACCAAGGATGAGCCAAGTCCCGCCGGCGCCTTCGCCTATAACACCATTCTGGTCAATCTGAAGAAGACAACGCTTGCCCATCGTCCGGGCTGGGACAGCCAGGCGACGTCGCGTTCCTTCATTTTCCGGCGCGATGCGTAA
- a CDS encoding 4Fe-4S dicluster domain-containing protein → MTNKLDMKKVKVALERKVAQTYEPVKPAMQFGFIHNNVDCIGCRACEIACKDKNGLPPGPRFRRVMYVEGGTYPDVFAYKVNMSCNHCAEPACLPTCPTGAIWKRSKDGIVDIDSSLCIGCRKCEAACPYGAPQWNPKEQIIQKCNMCVDEIDAGRKPYCVMACMMRVLDIGPIDKLWEGKFKTKAVGPHDETVRQVKNMANPELTKPSIAFVPHRNGKVK, encoded by the coding sequence ATGACCAACAAACTAGACATGAAGAAAGTTAAGGTCGCCCTGGAGCGCAAGGTGGCCCAGACCTATGAACCGGTCAAACCGGCCATGCAGTTCGGTTTCATCCATAACAACGTCGATTGCATCGGCTGTCGCGCCTGCGAAATCGCCTGCAAGGACAAGAACGGTCTGCCACCTGGTCCTCGCTTCCGGCGCGTGATGTACGTTGAGGGGGGAACTTATCCTGATGTGTTTGCCTACAAGGTGAACATGTCCTGCAACCACTGTGCCGAGCCTGCCTGCCTGCCGACCTGTCCGACGGGTGCCATCTGGAAGCGGAGCAAGGATGGCATCGTCGATATCGATTCCTCGTTGTGCATCGGCTGCCGCAAATGCGAGGCCGCATGTCCCTATGGCGCTCCCCAGTGGAACCCCAAGGAACAGATCATTCAGAAGTGCAATATGTGTGTGGATGAGATCGATGCCGGTCGCAAGCCATATTGTGTGATGGCCTGCATGATGCGTGTTCTCGACATTGGACCGATCGACAAATTGTGGGAAGGCAAGTTCAAGACCAAGGCCGTAGGGCCGCATGACGAAACGGTGCGCCAGGTAAAAAATATGGCCAATCCCGAGCTGACCAAGCCGTCGATTGCCTTTGTCCCGCATCGCAACGGCAAGGTCAAATGA
- a CDS encoding molecular chaperone, with protein sequence MMIDRETALAWSDDVATLAILHDREMTLGMIGGVKAIGFPGNLGMVPRGESGSQIYDAMREVVAALPDMPDQVFMDNLAADYAAIYLTGGLDASPFESFWVSDEHLVCQDAMFDMRELYAADGLAVPNWRLRPDDHLVFQLQFLARRLDRIAALSDADSAQISNDLWRSLATLLDHHLLRWLPDFASRVSARCDTEFYAALFLLTNIWCEQLRDFIALHLGTPRPSKEQIEATLRPKHLDEVKTMPIQFMPGIGGPGW encoded by the coding sequence ATGATGATCGACAGAGAAACCGCGCTGGCCTGGTCCGATGATGTGGCTACCCTGGCGATCTTGCATGACCGTGAAATGACATTGGGAATGATCGGAGGTGTCAAAGCCATTGGCTTTCCGGGCAACCTCGGCATGGTGCCGCGTGGCGAGAGTGGCAGCCAGATTTATGACGCGATGCGCGAGGTCGTGGCAGCCTTGCCGGACATGCCCGACCAAGTGTTTATGGACAACCTTGCTGCGGATTATGCCGCCATCTACCTGACCGGTGGGCTGGATGCATCACCTTTCGAGTCGTTCTGGGTTTCCGACGAACATCTTGTCTGCCAGGACGCGATGTTCGACATGCGGGAGTTGTATGCCGCTGATGGACTGGCAGTTCCCAACTGGCGCCTGCGGCCTGACGACCATCTCGTATTCCAGCTTCAGTTTCTCGCTCGGCGGCTGGACAGGATTGCCGCCCTGAGCGACGCCGACAGCGCTCAAATTTCCAATGACCTCTGGCGCTCATTGGCTACCCTGCTGGATCACCACCTGCTGCGTTGGCTACCGGATTTCGCCAGCCGGGTCTCGGCTCGCTGCGACACGGAGTTTTACGCTGCCCTGTTCTTGCTGACAAATATCTGGTGCGAGCAACTGCGCGACTTTATTGCCTTGCATTTGGGTACTCCCCGACCGAGCAAGGAGCAGATCGAGGCAACGCTGCGACCGAAGCATCTTGATGAGGTGAAGACGATGCCCATTCAATTCATGCCCGGCATCGGCGGCCCTGGCTGGTAG
- a CDS encoding 4Fe-4S dicluster domain-containing protein — MTMSDDARANMEWAEWFQGNYRLMTDEEKALARARLERRYSREYGKAVSVDGTPAQEGVLMGYALNIKKCIGCRRCAKACVEENNQSRGKDQEIEWIRVLKMEKGEFSQEKMNQGYPEGLGIQVGGNAYSPAGVVLEGEHYYQPEAVPEKDSAYMPIACMQCEKPPCVKVCPVRTTYREADGPVVIDYNWCIGCRMCMSACPYWARRFNWSDPKLPKEAMNPVTHYLGNRPRMKGVVEKCTFCIQRTRKGRYPACVEVCPTGARKFGNLLDPNSEVSRIIARKNVFRLKAELNTFPKFFYFMD; from the coding sequence ATGACCATGTCCGACGATGCGCGGGCGAACATGGAGTGGGCCGAATGGTTCCAGGGCAACTACCGGCTCATGACCGATGAAGAAAAGGCATTGGCCAGGGCGAGGCTCGAACGTCGCTACTCTCGCGAATATGGCAAGGCAGTGAGCGTTGATGGCACGCCAGCACAGGAGGGCGTGCTCATGGGCTATGCCCTGAATATCAAAAAGTGCATCGGTTGCCGCCGTTGTGCCAAGGCTTGTGTGGAGGAAAACAACCAGTCGCGAGGCAAGGATCAGGAAATCGAATGGATTCGCGTTCTCAAGATGGAGAAAGGTGAATTCAGCCAGGAAAAGATGAACCAGGGCTATCCCGAGGGCCTTGGGATACAGGTTGGGGGCAATGCCTACAGTCCAGCTGGTGTTGTCCTTGAAGGGGAGCATTATTACCAGCCGGAGGCGGTCCCCGAGAAAGATTCAGCCTATATGCCAATCGCCTGCATGCAGTGCGAAAAACCGCCCTGCGTAAAGGTTTGTCCGGTTCGTACGACCTACCGTGAAGCAGATGGTCCGGTTGTTATCGACTACAACTGGTGCATTGGTTGCCGTATGTGCATGTCGGCCTGTCCCTACTGGGCGCGGCGTTTCAACTGGAGTGATCCGAAACTGCCCAAGGAAGCCATGAATCCGGTGACCCATTATCTCGGCAACCGGCCACGCATGAAGGGCGTCGTCGAGAAGTGCACATTTTGTATCCAGCGTACCCGCAAGGGACGCTACCCCGCCTGCGTCGAAGTGTGCCCGACAGGTGCCCGAAAGTTCGGCAACCTACTTGATCCCAATAGCGAAGTCAGCCGAATCATCGCGCGCAAGAACGTCTTTCGCCTGAAGGCGGAACTCAATACCTTCCCCAAATTCTTCTATTTCATGGATTGA
- the dsrP gene encoding sulfate reduction electron transfer complex DsrMKJOP subunit DsrP: MDKLKRFAIDYVTYVVKGSPAFYAWVAFLGLLILGLLYGTYLHTADGLRYTGLTDQVHDGLYLANFVFLVGIAAGAVTIVFPAYVYHHKGLHAVAVLGEMLAISAVLMCILFIVSHMGRPDRLWHMLPVIGIYNLPNSMLAWDTLVLIGYLFLNLIGGFYFLYKKYTGQPLNNKFYMPLIYVSIVWALSIHTVTAFLLNTMPSRPMWHHSMMPIRFILTAFAAGPSLIVLIFLIVRARTRLWIDNSAINQLATIITYCLGLSLFLSLSEVVTELYANTEHALGLQYLMFGMHGFNDLVPWFWGSLAASLGAFVILLTPGLRRDYRWLPIACSLAFAGIWVEKGMGLLVPGFIPTPIGEFSQYFPTTLEIVVTLGNWALGFLILTILLKGAIGILLGDIAYATSMQDRVTASDTGVSPTPELT, translated from the coding sequence ATGGACAAACTGAAGAGATTTGCCATCGATTATGTAACTTACGTGGTGAAAGGCAGTCCGGCATTTTATGCCTGGGTTGCTTTTCTCGGCTTGCTCATTCTCGGCTTGCTATACGGAACCTACCTGCATACGGCCGATGGCTTACGCTACACCGGTCTGACTGACCAGGTCCATGATGGTCTGTACCTGGCTAACTTCGTCTTCCTGGTCGGCATTGCGGCCGGAGCCGTGACCATTGTTTTCCCGGCCTATGTCTACCACCACAAGGGGCTCCACGCAGTGGCGGTGCTGGGTGAAATGCTGGCGATTTCGGCGGTGTTGATGTGCATACTTTTCATCGTGTCGCACATGGGGCGGCCTGATCGTCTCTGGCACATGCTGCCCGTCATCGGCATCTACAACCTTCCAAATTCCATGCTGGCCTGGGATACCCTGGTTCTGATCGGCTACCTGTTCCTCAATTTGATTGGTGGTTTCTATTTCCTTTACAAGAAATACACCGGCCAGCCGTTGAACAACAAATTCTATATGCCGCTGATTTACGTCTCCATCGTTTGGGCACTGAGTATCCACACGGTTACGGCATTCCTGCTCAATACCATGCCGTCGCGCCCGATGTGGCACCACAGCATGATGCCGATCCGCTTCATCTTGACGGCATTTGCGGCAGGGCCGTCGCTAATCGTTCTTATCTTCCTTATTGTTCGTGCGCGAACCCGGCTCTGGATCGACAACTCTGCCATTAATCAGTTGGCAACGATCATCACCTATTGCCTTGGCCTTTCCCTCTTCCTGAGCTTGTCAGAAGTGGTCACCGAGCTTTATGCCAATACCGAACATGCACTGGGGCTGCAATACCTGATGTTCGGCATGCATGGTTTCAATGATCTGGTGCCCTGGTTCTGGGGGTCGCTGGCCGCCAGCCTTGGCGCCTTCGTTATCCTGCTGACGCCCGGCTTGCGTCGCGACTATCGCTGGCTGCCGATTGCCTGCAGCTTGGCCTTTGCCGGCATATGGGTGGAGAAAGGTATGGGCCTGCTGGTTCCCGGCTTTATTCCGACACCGATCGGTGAGTTCTCGCAGTATTTTCCGACCACCCTTGAGATAGTCGTCACACTCGGCAATTGGGCACTCGGCTTTCTTATCCTCACGATTTTGCTGAAAGGGGCTATCGGAATACTGCTGGGCGATATTGCCTATGCCACCTCGATGCAGGACAGGGTCACCGCCAGCGACACCGGCGTGTCGCCTACGCCCGAGTTGACCTAA
- a CDS encoding HAMP domain-containing sensor histidine kinase — MQTKTRHLSHRLLRGVLLVAGGASLALGLLFLGLYRDQLLHERAEVSMQLNRMLQVTWENAMLKRDVDGLRDIVAKLGGLNGIRDVLILSPAGEVRFASDPDKLGQLMPTIAHMTTSGKPVTRFEAQVGGEVLRSINPVPNRAACTSCHGEIVANPVNGILVVDYDAAPIRESAMHSAILFMLAGTGVIALTLLTLWLMLRRHVIKPLAGLDAATRALANGDLMVRAQSANNDEIGRAAISFNSMAEQLSVQISLAEAQQQFLQTLLDGLPDGVRLIRVADKQVVLANHTFCQQVGQSAQTILKRPCYQYSYGRDEPCVPTLTVCPLMELKEVGDRLKASHYLKRPDGTVFHAEIHAVLVELDNGQGRERYIVESVRDLGQISQISHEQRLSELGLLAAGIAHEIHNPLGSVRLGVQGLVRELPAGHVTQDQIIEYMRLIDQEVDKCIAVTRRMLLLSRPPVSSLQLVVVNEALADTLMLLEFDAHAHGITQQIELPEQPLRLLTDEADIRMIFLNLIQNAHHAMDTGGALIARLLADDGDAVIEISDSGVGIPPDVLARIFDPFFSRRADGVTGTGLGLTIVKNFVERMGGTIRVDSTVGQGTLFRIRLPLAETALKRGA, encoded by the coding sequence ATGCAAACCAAAACGCGTCACCTGAGTCATCGCCTGCTGCGCGGCGTTCTCCTGGTCGCGGGAGGAGCCTCGCTGGCCCTTGGCTTACTCTTTCTCGGACTTTACCGCGATCAGCTCCTCCATGAGCGGGCTGAGGTTTCGATGCAACTCAACCGCATGCTCCAGGTGACTTGGGAAAATGCCATGCTCAAGCGCGATGTGGATGGCTTGCGCGATATCGTGGCCAAGCTAGGCGGGCTCAATGGCATTCGTGATGTACTGATTCTTTCTCCCGCCGGCGAAGTTCGTTTCGCCTCCGATCCCGACAAGTTGGGACAACTGATGCCGACGATTGCGCACATGACCACGTCGGGAAAGCCCGTCACCCGCTTTGAAGCCCAGGTCGGCGGCGAAGTGCTGCGATCCATCAATCCCGTGCCAAATCGCGCGGCCTGTACCTCCTGCCATGGCGAAATCGTCGCAAATCCGGTCAACGGGATACTCGTCGTTGACTATGATGCTGCACCGATCCGTGAAAGCGCGATGCATAGCGCCATTCTGTTCATGCTGGCTGGAACCGGCGTTATCGCACTAACGCTGCTGACCTTGTGGTTGATGTTACGCCGACATGTCATCAAGCCTCTGGCTGGCCTGGACGCTGCCACCCGAGCCTTGGCAAACGGAGATCTGATGGTTCGGGCGCAATCAGCGAACAATGACGAGATCGGACGTGCGGCCATCAGCTTTAACTCGATGGCCGAGCAACTGTCGGTGCAAATATCTCTGGCTGAGGCGCAGCAACAGTTTCTGCAGACGTTGCTGGACGGACTACCGGATGGCGTGCGCCTGATTCGTGTTGCCGACAAGCAGGTCGTTCTGGCCAACCATACCTTCTGTCAGCAGGTTGGCCAATCGGCCCAGACCATACTCAAGCGGCCTTGCTACCAGTATAGCTACGGCCGTGACGAACCCTGTGTGCCGACACTGACGGTTTGCCCACTAATGGAACTTAAGGAAGTGGGCGATCGGCTCAAGGCTAGCCATTACCTGAAAAGGCCTGATGGCACGGTTTTCCATGCCGAGATTCATGCTGTACTGGTCGAGCTGGATAATGGACAGGGGCGTGAGCGCTACATTGTCGAGTCGGTGCGCGATCTGGGCCAGATATCGCAGATTTCACATGAACAGCGCCTATCGGAACTCGGCCTCCTGGCAGCGGGGATCGCCCATGAAATTCACAATCCGCTTGGATCGGTCCGACTTGGTGTCCAGGGACTGGTGCGCGAATTGCCGGCCGGACATGTTACACAAGATCAAATTATCGAATACATGAGGCTTATTGACCAGGAGGTCGACAAGTGCATTGCCGTAACTCGGCGTATGCTTCTACTCTCGCGCCCACCTGTCAGCAGCCTGCAACTGGTGGTGGTCAATGAGGCGCTGGCAGATACCCTGATGTTGCTCGAATTCGATGCGCACGCACATGGCATAACCCAGCAAATTGAACTTCCCGAACAACCCCTGCGCCTGCTGACCGATGAAGCCGACATCCGCATGATTTTTCTCAACTTGATCCAGAATGCCCACCACGCCATGGACACCGGGGGGGCGCTCATTGCCCGTCTGCTCGCCGATGATGGTGATGCCGTGATCGAGATTTCCGATTCCGGCGTGGGCATTCCTCCCGACGTCCTCGCTCGCATTTTTGATCCTTTTTTCAGTAGGCGTGCCGACGGGGTGACCGGGACGGGGCTTGGTCTAACCATCGTCAAGAATTTTGTTGAGCGCATGGGGGGCACTATCCGTGTCGATAGCACGGTCGGGCAAGGTACGCTTTTTCGCATTCGCCTGCCGCTTGCTGAAACCGCACTAAAGAGGGGCGCATGA
- a CDS encoding sigma-54 dependent transcriptional regulator, with protein sequence MKKKTLLIVDDDLVFSSLLRRQIESMGFSTLGAGSWAEAQERLSEIEPCAIILDFKLPDSDASRILGEIRNQYPVIILTGYGSIPNAVSAIREGAADFLTKPVNIDELELTVRRVLETAELRESNRFYRTQLASHRPGPMVFESQAMRNVQEMIDAVGPTDTTVLILGESGTGKEMVAQAIHERSPRAQRELVPIDGSGLQENLFESELFGHERGAFTGADRQKKGLIEEAAGSTLFLDEIGDIGSAIQAKLLRVLETSSFRRLGGNKTLSSDARIVTATNRDIEAMSRGGTFRSDLYFRLSRFVITIPPLRERREDIEPLARHFLALLTRNAPTSMSAEALKMLLAYDWPGNVRELRNAIERAIILARPGNPVRVEHLSFIPRNQAGEVVLRFGQDPNLEQIEREYLRQVMAKHGGNRVKTAAVLGISERHIYRLIEKYGFSDKVFGS encoded by the coding sequence ATGAAGAAAAAGACCCTGCTGATTGTCGATGACGATCTTGTATTCAGCAGTTTGCTGCGGCGACAAATCGAGTCCATGGGATTTTCCACGCTCGGTGCTGGCTCATGGGCAGAGGCACAGGAGCGACTCAGCGAAATCGAACCGTGTGCCATCATTCTCGACTTCAAATTGCCGGATAGCGATGCCTCGCGGATTCTCGGCGAGATACGCAACCAGTATCCGGTCATAATCCTCACCGGCTATGGTTCGATACCGAATGCGGTCAGCGCCATCCGTGAGGGTGCTGCTGATTTCCTGACCAAACCGGTCAATATCGACGAATTGGAACTGACTGTCCGGCGGGTACTTGAAACAGCCGAATTGCGCGAATCCAACCGCTTTTATCGAACCCAGTTGGCTTCCCACAGGCCGGGGCCAATGGTGTTTGAGAGCCAGGCGATGCGCAACGTGCAGGAGATGATCGATGCCGTCGGCCCGACCGATACCACGGTCCTCATCCTCGGCGAGTCGGGTACAGGCAAGGAGATGGTTGCCCAGGCGATTCATGAGCGTAGTCCGCGGGCGCAGCGAGAGTTGGTGCCAATCGACGGCAGCGGTTTGCAGGAAAATCTGTTTGAATCCGAACTATTTGGCCATGAGCGGGGTGCCTTTACCGGGGCAGACCGGCAAAAGAAAGGCCTGATCGAGGAAGCGGCCGGTAGTACGCTCTTCCTAGATGAAATCGGCGATATCGGTAGCGCCATCCAGGCCAAGTTGCTGCGCGTACTTGAAACCAGCAGTTTCCGTCGCCTGGGTGGCAACAAGACACTCAGTTCCGATGCCCGGATCGTCACTGCAACCAATCGTGACATCGAGGCAATGAGTAGGGGCGGCACGTTTCGCAGCGATCTCTATTTCCGCCTCTCGCGCTTTGTCATCACCATTCCACCGTTACGCGAGCGCCGTGAGGATATTGAACCTTTGGCACGGCACTTTCTCGCACTGCTTACTCGAAATGCGCCAACCAGCATGTCAGCCGAGGCGCTCAAAATGTTGTTGGCCTATGATTGGCCAGGCAATGTTCGTGAACTGAGAAATGCCATTGAGCGCGCCATCATCCTGGCGCGACCAGGAAATCCAGTCCGCGTCGAACATCTTTCCTTCATTCCACGCAACCAGGCCGGCGAGGTGGTGCTGCGCTTCGGACAAGACCCCAATCTGGAACAGATCGAACGCGAATACCTTCGCCAGGTCATGGCCAAGCATGGCGGCAATCGTGTGAAGACGGCCGCCGTTCTGGGTATCAGCGAACGACATATCTATCGTCTCATCGAAAAATACGGGTTCAGTGACAAGGTTTTTGGTAGCTGA
- a CDS encoding serine protease: protein MIEPLLLTAARIATFHEKSLLTNASGFFFGRDERLFLVTSRHVVFDKASKHFPTRIEIELHTNAANIAESTGFSIPLYHNGKSLWRHGLDAAGDIDVAVIEINRKALPKTAVYRAFSPHHLLSSLDQVEVGSSLLIVGFPLGFHDAMHHTPVVRHAIIASSFGLRFQGEGFFLTDARTHRGSSGAPVVMRIVDTTTAHGDLPWMLLGVHSARFDVGNRDLVEDEALGLNCAWYADILLKLTEG, encoded by the coding sequence ATGATCGAACCACTGCTCCTCACCGCCGCCCGCATCGCCACCTTCCATGAAAAATCACTGCTGACCAACGCCAGCGGCTTCTTCTTCGGACGCGACGAGCGGCTGTTTCTGGTGACCAGTCGCCATGTCGTGTTCGACAAGGCGAGCAAGCACTTCCCGACCCGGATCGAGATCGAACTGCATACCAATGCCGCCAATATCGCTGAATCGACCGGCTTTTCCATCCCGCTCTATCACAATGGCAAGAGCCTCTGGCGGCACGGGCTGGATGCGGCCGGCGACATCGATGTCGCGGTCATCGAGATCAACCGCAAGGCGTTGCCCAAAACCGCCGTCTATCGCGCCTTCAGCCCACACCACCTGCTGAGCAGCCTGGATCAGGTCGAGGTCGGTTCCTCATTGCTCATTGTCGGCTTTCCGCTTGGCTTCCATGACGCCATGCATCACACGCCGGTGGTCCGCCACGCCATCATCGCCTCGTCTTTCGGCCTGCGTTTTCAGGGCGAAGGTTTCTTTCTGACCGATGCCCGCACCCATCGCGGCAGCAGTGGTGCACCGGTAGTCATGCGCATTGTGGACACCACGACAGCCCACGGCGACCTCCCCTGGATGTTGCTGGGCGTTCATTCGGCCCGCTTCGACGTCGGCAACCGTGATCTGGTCGAAGACGAGGCGCTCGGCTTGAACTGCGCCTGGTACGCCGACATCCTGCTCAAGCTGACCGAGGGATAG